The stretch of DNA CTTTCTCGACTGAAATatactaaaattaaaaattaaaaaagcaattAATCTCAGACATTACACGTAAGATAAGGTTATTTTGCtgttatatgtatttttatttatatgaagTCGGCTGGTTATCTGACAAGtttaaactgaaacaaacattgATTATTGTTTCATACAGTAAGTGAAATCCAGTATTAAATCACATAATTAATCTGCTGCAGAGGTTCGTCGACGGGGCTCAAAAGACCTCCTAAAAGTGTGTGTTCTGCTGGACCGAGGACATCGAGAAGGGAAGGGAGAAGAGGGAAAGCCCCTGCCTCCAAATATTTACGATATACCTTATGAGGGAGGATCGGATGGTGAGAGCGAGGGGGTTTGGATCCCTGTCAGCCGGCCAGAGTCTGACGTTCGTCCTGCTGGAGAGTACGAGTTGCCTTGGGAGTGGAGAAAAGAAGACATTGTTAGAGCACTGTCAGGtacagaaagggagagagggatgatGGGAAGGGTGGCGGTTTAGGGTGTGGAGGAAGGATGCCATGAGTTTTATTTGTACAGTAATGCCACAACAATTTCGTGTTTACTTTAGAGAGGAAATTAAACAATCCTGCTGAGTCAATTTCCACACATGTTTACTTTAGTAGCTCTGGTATCTTTGATAGAGCTTTATAATGAAAGATTGATATTGTCTCTCCTGCTTCCTCTAGCTCAGTTTGAGGCACTGGATTGTTCTCCCAGTAAAGAGAATGGTTCAACCTCCAACCGCCCACAGCAACAGCCgcaacaccaacagcagcagcagcagcagcagcagcagcaacacactttgagacagaaaaactggaaccaaaaaaaaaccctgatctcttcctctccaacatccccctcttcttcctcctttccctcttcTCCTATTCTGAAACTATCCCCTCTCAcacctccttctccctctttcccaaCCCTCAAACTCTCACCACTCTCACCCTCCACCAGCCCTAACAAACTTTCCCCTCCATCCCCTACCTCCCCTTGTGCCCCACTGGATGGGGATGCAGCCAAAGTGGACCCCAGTCTGTCCCTGGAGAAGCAGAGGTAGGCAAGGGGAAAACATATTTGTCCTTGAGAAAGGATGAGTGAAATGTCAAACATAATCTTTTCAAACTTCAGAAAAGCAGAATTAAGAAAGcatcctttttttaatcagtctgtCTGAACGGTTTTAATCAGACTCTTATTCTGTCAGCATGCCAGAAGACATACATgtacaacataaaaataaaacaaaatgtataaGAAATGGCACCATATAAACGAAATCAATAAGGAATGATTAAAGTCAGCGTAATCATTTCCAATCTGAAAATATGATTGAGAAATGTGTATCTATCTTAACTGATAATTCATTTTGTAGAAGAGTAGTTTCCACATATGGGCAGTGACATGGTAAGTAGCAAACTAATCCTAGACCAAAGGTTGGTTTGTCCAGGTAACATGATCTGCTGCTCCtactcccacagtccaaagacatttCGGTTAGGTGAATTGGAAACTCTAAAGTAAACAAAGCCAAGATTTATAAGCATTTTTCTGAGTTATGCTTTTGATCTGCTGCTCACCCACTGCTGCATGCTGGGACGAGCCTTAGTGCACACCATAACCTTAAACAGGATTAGTAGATTGagggaattaaaaaaatgacattagGGTTGAGACATTTGGTCGGCTTTATCCCATGTCTGTGTCTTATTTGTACTTATCAACATTAACAGCACATTTCTCAAAAACTGCACAGTGACGTGCACACACTGTGCCCTCCTGTTGTATGTTGTGTGGTGCTTTGCGTGAGTTTGCTTTGAAAGTAAAGAATAAGCCTGCAAAGGATATGTTTTTCTCATGCAgagcttcttttgtttttaagaaatatGGAACATCGATAGTGCCCTTCTCACTTTTGGCCATCTTAATCAGCTTCCTTGTGTAAAGGTTTTAAAGCAATCAAGCTGAATGACTTAAGTGTCTCATTCGGTGACTCACAACTCACAACATCAAACAAAGTACAGAGGCTGCCAGCCCTCTTGGCCaaaatctcattttattttacatttggcACCTAAACCATTTTTAAGTGAAATTGGGCATTTATAACTGTGAGCACCAAACAGTGGCTACCATTAAGGTGCCCAATATCAGTGCTGTAGTAAGCTTCTTCCTCAAGAATTGGCTTGATTGAATAGACAAGAGAGACTGATTTTAACTGTAAACCTTATTTCTTCATCCTATGGCCTTTCTcctcaaatgaaacatttgggGAACATGCTCAGAGCATGTTAGCATTTGCTCTTCTCATGTTGAAGCTTGAATGCCACTGTGTTTTGCCTCCAAGCACTTAAGTCACATACAGCTTGTTTATATCTGGCACTTGCCTGTAGCCACTGTCAGCACCATGTTGAGTCTTAATAGGTCTCCTCTGACACTATACACAGCCATGTACACTTTATATGACCAGTTCATTTATCTATTTGGCCTTTCAGGTTCACCTTTGACATTGTCAACTCATTCAGTCTGTGACATatatctctctgtctttctgcttgTTTTAAGACAATTGTACATCTTTGTCAGCCTGTTTCCTTCCTCCCAtcactctcctcttttttcatttctctcaccATCATCACGTATCATTAACTTGACATCTCACTTATCTCCATATGTCACTGCTCTATATGTCAATGatctgttgtttctctctgcatCTTGCCCCACCCCCTACCCCCCCACCTCTCCAAGCTGGTACCATGGCAGTGTGAGTCGGCAGCAGGCTGAGGCTCAGCTGCAGCGCTGCAGGGAAGCCAGCTTCCTGGTGAGAGACAGCGAATCAGGAACCAGCAAGTACTCCATTGCTCTGAAGTGAGTTCATATAATGCaccattttatatatatagtttgTAATTTTTCCAGCTGTATTTCAAAATGGCATTTCTCTTACTGTATATCTACCTATACCTCAAAGCAGTCTGTTAATGGGCAACTGAGTATGGGACATGAATATATGCCATTCAGTGTATTTTTCTAAGAAAATATAGACACAatcattattttgtaaataatttcaGGTGTTGCTTGATACACTGTACGGTACGATACACTGACGTATTAGTATGCATCAGTATAGCAACACAGTATCTGGCATTGTAACAGACATGAGGTTTCATTTGTAGAGGAGACACTAACAGGTTCTCAAGATAGGCTGAGATCCTGTGtgccatttgtgtgtgtgtctgagaacaTTTGTTGCACACTGCTCATTCATTTGAGAGTCCACATCATTAACCCCATTTACACATCCGCTGAACCCAGTAAATGCACAGCCTCATTTGAAGAGAGACAGATAAGCGAGCACATTTTTTCGTTACCACGTTTATGTAACGTTCTCCAGCATCCTGTTCATATCTGCCTTTTCTGacagccttttttcttttgtcctttgCATCTCTCTCATGTTTTGTTAGGACCAGTCAGAGTTGTGTGCACATCATTATGGCCCAGACTAAGAGCAGCAAAGGCTTGGGCTACACACTGGATCAAAGTAGTTGTGTCTTCACCAGTATCCCTGAGCTGGTCCACCACTACTGCACCCACAGACTGCCTTTCACTGGAGCTGAGCACATGACCCTGCAGCATCCTGTGCCCAGGCCACACTGAACAGGTGGATAGAACCAACACACTGGAAGCCAAGCACACATGCACTGACAGAGGCAAAGGCATGAAAAACATcgactgcacagacacacacagagaaatgtgttaATCAAcgcatacatacacaaagacatgcTGCTTGTTTTGCCCAGTGAACCATCATAAGTTCATGAATGTCAGTTGTACAAGCGCTACCTAGTGGTCAAATTTGAACTTGCAGTAACCACTGATCACAATGTTAAAAATGATAACTGGAAACCaacttagacacacacacacgcacacatattcTTTAATGTATTTACCCGCATAGAAACCTGGTCTAACTGCACTATAGTTGTGGCCCTTTATTATATTAACTCTCTCTCGACAATTCGAACATCATTGATCTGTGTAACACCTGCAACAAAGCACATGAAGCAATGCACTTGCTTTAGCCAATATGATATTCGAAGTAAATGGAGAGGGTTATGCGCTCTCCCCTTACACATTGGTGCTGACATCATCAATTAGCACCATCTGGTTAGGTCTTGGACGGCAGGATCAATACACCTGATTGGAGTATATTCGCTCATCCATCTGACCCGTCTATCAGTGTATTGATCGATCCTGAAAATCAGGTGGATTTTCCAACTGCTGTGTCTGTCAAGACAAAGAGCTTCATTGATGAGATGGTTAAAACTCATGGTGAAGGAGGGATGTTATAATACAGGATACAGCCAGCCaaattgtttaaatgtgtgtttgtgtgtgtgcgtcagcaTGCAAGTGAATACAAGAATATCAGGCCCATTTATGTCCTTAAACTGTAAAAAGAATATTATGAATTTATgattaaaaagatattttattgtgaatgaagcCCAAAAACGTACCTGCTGTATGCATACATATGCGTATGAACTGACTGTTTGATATTGTGAGAATTTCTTATAACAACCACCTGATGATGTGGACCGTATATTATTGTTGTAAGACATTTATTcatcaaataaaacatgacattaACTGAAGAAAGTGTTATCAATGTACATACACTCAGCAAAGCAAAGCAGGGTTTAAGGAAAATGGcactgaaaaagagaagagaagcaaaCTGGAATAAATCTGTGCGTTTTTCTCTTGTAGCCGCAAAATCGTTGACCTGAGTGTGAAATCAATTAcagttccacacacacacacacacacacacacacacacactcgcactcaCATATTTGTAGTCAACAAATCCTGACAAACCTGAGCACGCATTTGCACACATGATAAAATGCTTACAGAAATAGTGTACGCACAAATAGCATTTCTTCACACCACCCAAAAGTATCTAAatccacagtgacacacacGTGGAGCGtctcagaaaacacacaggaacTTTATCCTTAGAATGATGCATTGAAGAGTGTTTGTGCCAAGATATGTCATACCAGTAAACACCAGTGTATTGTTTTCAGAGTTcagagagtctgtgtgtgtgtgtgtgtgcgtgcgtgcgcgcaaGCGTGAATGTGGTCTTGTGCGCATCCATGTGTGCATTTatgactgtgttgtgtgtgtgagcgagagagagagggagggagagaggagtcAGAAATTTTTCTGTTCAGGGATTACcaggttgccatggtgattaGTTAGAGTGAGGAAGGGCCATCTCTACGGGGAatgagaagagggaggagagacatACTGCAATATATTAAGAGCTATGAATAACTCCAGCCATAGTAGCAATGAGCCCCACAAAATAATCTGCTTGGTTTGTGAATGGGGAGCAGCGACGTCAATGCAAACATAATGAATTGTCAAATGTCAGTTCAGACATAACTGTTCTTGTAGCACTTTGTTGGTGATGTGATATCACAGCAGGTGAGGTAACTTTTGCTTGTGAATCGAGACTTTGTGGTTGCATATTTTGGCCTTGCTGCTATCCAGAGTGACACAAATGGCAATGTTACACAACAGCCGACACAACTAACTATCACCCCTCCTTCCATCCGTGTGAGCTATTATGGTTTGTCCTCTGTGTTCTCTTAATTAAATCACAAAGTaggtcaaaacaaacaacaagccTGGGGTGTCGGACACATGATTCCAGATTCTGTCCTTTTTGGGGGGAAAGTTGAAGCCATATCCATCCCAGCTACAATACAAATgcttttctccccccccccccccgccccccgagCCTTACATATCATCAATGGCCTGTAAAAtctatatttaatttttctgagATGTAATTATTAATgtccccccctttttttaagaTCAACCAAACTGCACTTTCTAGGCTTAACCATTTAAAACAATGTAACATACATAGCTGCAGAACTgggctgttttttatttcatccaacTTCATTTTGGATATAAACTGTCAGTGGCAGAGGAATTACACAAAATCTTTACATAAAGAATAGAAGTATAAATCAAAAattctgcttaaaaaaaaaacccaacacaaacacacacaaaagtgcaCAACTGTCACCACCCAAATACATTAATTTATTATGCAGACAGATGATGGCATCATGTCAGAAAATTATAATTAACTcattacacattaaaatatgtaATGTTTTCTAAGATGATGCTGGTTTTGAATGCAAAATCATGAACTGCTGAATAACTGCAGGCGTCAAATAAATGTGATGGATTAGTCTTGTGAAGTATAATATGTctgaaaaataatgagaaaagcaaaaagttgCATAAAAGTGCAAGGAcctcaaaaatgtcaaaaaaaataattacattccAGTAGactttctctctgccttccaTTATAACCAGTCTGTGATTCCCAGATTAGACTTGGATGTTGCTAATCAAAGTGTTGCCCAGATTTGACAGAACCACAGGAAGTAACTGCAGTCAGcagaagacagaatgacagTGAGATATGAAGGgacagagggaagaaaagagacagagagagagagagagggtgtgtgaGGGGGTGTTAGGGGAAGACAAGCACTCGTGGGGGTCccagtttttaaataattcagagGGAGACTCACGGCACTCAGTGCAGAGGAGGAGCACTGTCAGGTCAGCTCATTCACTGcagaggagaggtggagaggactgtactgagagagggagagtatAAAGATAGCACGAGAGAGGAAGACCTCACTGTGTGTGCGGCTACAGTATACATATTGTGGCCATTAATGcctacatgtatgtgtgtgtctgttgtgtgacagctctttgtgtgtgtcattaatAGAAATAGACAAAATGAAGGAGAAACAGGTCATTTCCTCATGGAGCTTTCTGGTGTCTCttggtcaccatggcaaccacccTCTCCCTACATGCCACACTGCTGTTTACTGTGTTTACTCTTACCCCCATCaatccctcccttctctcctgcCTGGTTTTTGAGCCCTGTGCTTCTTAATTTGCTTCATGCCCTCCATCACTCAGCATCCAAATCATTCAGATTTTATCTCTTATGTGGCAATTGACTCTTGGCGTGACCTGCTCAGTAAACATGTTCAAATATGCAGACTGAATCAAAACCTTCCATGCGTTCATCTGAGCTTGTGACTACCTGGCTGCTCTTCCTTCCCGACATCCTCCTAACACGTTCTCTCCTCCTTCCAAATCTGGCAACATCTGATGCCAGATAATCAGCAGATTAGAGGTCACTTCAGCAGTCTACAGGTTACAACATTGGGCATATACTCATAAAGTGACAAGAAGGGAAAAATAGACACCTATAGGCTGCACTACAGGCTCAGGCAGGTGGTCATTCTTAATGGAAAAGGTTGTGAGGTGTTCCAGACACTGTTGTAATATCATAACATCATGACTCTTCAGCTCTTGATAGTTTTATGctaaattatttgattttacctttgtttgtttttgttttgcatgttggCAAAAAGGCTTAGGTGCTTATGTGATGTTGGTGGCTATTTGATGATAAATAACTTTGGATATAAAACCTGCTGCCACCAGTCTTAGATATCTGAGTGAGAGCTCTTAGTAAAGATACGGCAGATGCCATTGTGTCTGGCGAGGGCACCAATAAAGTCCCTGCTGGGCACAATAAATCCTCCGGATCGGCCTCAGGGCGCCGAATATTATATGGTGATGTGTGACTCTGTGCGGGGCACTGGCATCGTTAGCTAAGCTGTGGATCAGCTGAGGTATGCCACCCCCCACACCTCCCTGCGTCCCccctctctgcttccttttttgCGCGCCCCGCCCCCGCCCCCGCCACCGCATCACGCAGCGGTGTTGGGCTCTCGGACGGACCAGCTGCACCGCACGACCCGGCGCAGAGCTCACCTGGCCCCGCACGGATCCGCCGCgcaccctccctccccctcccccctccacctgaACCGCTGGAGCTGTGCGGACCGACGGAGGGCCCTGACGTCACCATGCCAGGTGGACAGTGAAGGGTGGTCCGGGtcgtgaggaggaggaagcggGAGCGACGCTGCGGGTGCGCCTGAGGGCTGGCCTCTCCATCCCGGCGAACACCTTCAGGGCTCGGAGCGAAATGATGGACGGCCGTCTGacgctgcagctgctgctgctggctctgctcGCCATTGCGGGGGGTGAGTAAGTTGACCGTTTTATAATGACGGCTCCATCGCTGCTCTTGTGCGCATCGACACCTTCAGAGGCAGAAACGCGGTGCGTCAGTGCTCCCAGGTATTTGT from Echeneis naucrates chromosome 6, fEcheNa1.1, whole genome shotgun sequence encodes:
- the she gene encoding SH2 domain-containing adapter protein E, which encodes MAKWFRDFPINLKNGNERVRSASESGPQTRSKPSRDSLRGNQRKDGGVGGLLAGRNRKNSATELGRNNTGSGGTVWDSLTNGKSRKNSKIETGTSDENRQVRTSSLAQAYISRMIKVDKQEKTPKLNGISEQKLPENEKGRPDIKAALIILEDYADPFDAEKTKEQREAERAGMNDGYMEPYDAQVIITEVRRRGSKDLLKVCVLLDRGHREGKGEEGKPLPPNIYDIPYEGGSDGESEGVWIPVSRPESDVRPAGEYELPWEWRKEDIVRALSAQFEALDCSPSKENGSTSNRPQQQPQHQQQQQQQQQQQHTLRQKNWNQKKTLISSSPTSPSSSSFPSSPILKLSPLTPPSPSFPTLKLSPLSPSTSPNKLSPPSPTSPCAPLDGDAAKVDPSLSLEKQSWYHGSVSRQQAEAQLQRCREASFLVRDSESGTSKYSIALKTSQSCVHIIMAQTKSSKGLGYTLDQSSCVFTSIPELVHHYCTHRLPFTGAEHMTLQHPVPRPH